A portion of the Salarias fasciatus chromosome 15, fSalaFa1.1, whole genome shotgun sequence genome contains these proteins:
- the slc35b2 gene encoding adenosine 3'-phospho 5'-phosphosulfate transporter 1 isoform X2: MTRSYGAKSPDEQGERFKDSQFLVFMNRILALTVSGLWCVMFKQLRHGVPMYKYSFASLSNIMSSWCQYEALKYISFPTQVLAKASKVIPVMLMGKIVSRKSYEYWEYLTAALISVGVSMFLLTSTANKHPSTVTTFSGVVILVGYIVFDSFTSNWQDNLFKYKMSSVQMMFGVNLFSCLFTVGSLLEQGAFFDSLAFMTRHSEFAFHAVLLSVCSAFGQLFIFYTINQFGAAVFTIIMTLRQAIAILLSCFLYGHAISVVGGFGVAVVFLALFLRVYARSRVKSGRRAGQPAVQKV, from the coding sequence ATGACCCGTTCGTACGGCGCCAAATCCCCAGACGAGCAGGGAGAGCGATTCAAGGACTCGCAGTTCTTGGTCTTCATGAACCGCATCCTGGCCCTGACCGTGTCGGGCCTGTGGTGCGTCATGTTCAAGCAGCTCCGCCACGGCGTGCCCATGTACAAATACTCCTTCGCCTCGCTCTCCAACATCATGAGCAGCTGGTGCCAGTACGAGGCGCTCAAGTACATCAGCTTCCCCACCCAGGTGCTGGCCAAGGCCTCCAAGGTCATCCCCGTCATGCTCATGGGGAAGATCGTGTCCCGGAAGAGCTACGAGTACTGGGAGTACCTCACCGCCGCGCTCATCTCGGTGGGCGTCAGCATGTTCCTCCTCACCAGCACCGCCAACAAGCACCCGTCCACCGTCACCACCTTCAGCGGCGTGGTCATCCTCGTGGGCTACATCGTCTTCGACAGCTTCACCTCCAACTGGCAGGACAACCTCTTCAAGTACAAGATGTCGTCGGTGCAGATGATGTTCGGGGTCAACCTGTTCTCCTGCCTGTTCACCGTGGGCTCGCTGCTGGAGCAGGGCGCCTTCTTCGACTCGCTGGCGTTCATGACGCGCCACTCCGAGTTCGCCTTCCACGCCGTGCTGCTGTCGGTGTGCTCGGCGTTCGGCCAGCTCTTCATCTTCTACACCATCAACCAGTTCGGCGCCGCCGTCTTCACCATCATCATGACGCTGCGGCAGGCCATCGCCATCCTCCTGTCGTGTTTCCTCTACGGCCACGCCATCAGCGTGGTGGGCGGCTTCGGCGTCGCCGTGGTTTTCCTGGCACTTTTCTTACGGGTGTACGCGCGCAGCCGCGTCAAGTCGGGCCGGCGGGCGGGGCAGCCGGCGGTGCAGAAGGTGTAA
- the cnstb gene encoding consortin, connexin sorting protein b, whose product METLSQICRNHLRPSVSEEEENELMAMLRGVQTRNQTLQPRHDKARKPATACWDVAAERSKTSEGSSTQTGCREEEEDGGEQEVCEEGQEVEEEEEEEVEEEEEQCEETPEEEEVKVEWPTGVPQASDKDLAKLSNKGGNSSPDGLVSILKRRRASLDGLPPPSTTAVKQNSKRKVRFSEPDDGIEQDEVGGDSCLILLLLCLVTVVISVGGTALYCTLVDTYSNICTDFTHNVDVYVTSVRRVFEGLGRWLPLRT is encoded by the exons ATGGAGACCCTGAGCCAGATCTGCAGAAACCACCTCAG ACCGTCCGTCAGCGAGGAAGAG GAGAACGAGCTCATGGCCATGCTGAGAGGAGTTCAGACCAGGAACCAGACGCTGCAGCCAAGACACGACAAAG CCAGAAAACCTGCAACGGCATGCTGGGACGTAGCAGCAGAGCGAAGCAAGACCTCCGAGGGCTCCTCAACACAGAcgggctgcagggaggaggaggaggacggaggagagcaggaggtcTGTGAGGAagggcaggaggtggaggaggaggaggaggaggaggtggaggaggaggaggagcagtgcgAGGAgacgccggaggaggaggaggtgaaggtggagtGGCCAACAGGAGTCCCGCAGGCCTCAGACAAGGACCTGGCCAAACTGTCCAACAAGGGAGGG AACTCCTCCCCGGACGGCCTGGTCTCCATCCTGAAGCGGAGGCGAGCGTCTCTCGACGGTTTGCCTCCGCCGAGCACGACTGCCGTCAAACAGAACTCCAAACGCAAAGTTCGCTTCAGCGAGCCGGACGACGGCATAGAGCAAG ATGAAGTGGGCGGAGACTCCtgcctcatcctgctgctgctctgtctggTCACCGTGGTGATCAGCGTGGGCGGCACCGCGCTCTACTGCACCCTGGTGGACACTTACTCCAACATCTGCACCGACTTCACTCACAACGTGGACGTCTACGTCACGTCCGTGCGGAGGGTGTTCGAAGGGCTGGGCCGCTGGCTGCCCCTCCGGAcgtag
- the LOC115401601 gene encoding saccharopine dehydrogenase-like oxidoreductase, which produces MATDRPYHIVIFGATGFTGQFVVEEVARCAAEGTGLLKWAVAGRSRPRLEDVLRRTAEKLAMPELRTDIEIIVADVSVEESLAVMCQQGVVILNCVGPYRFYGEPVVRACIENGAHYLDICGEPQFLERMQLEYHSKALDRGVYVIGSCGFDSIPADLGIIYTQRQFKGTLTAVESFLDIISGPEGTSGHDATWQSAVYGFADSGSLRQLRKKFGHKPLPRVGAKVEKRGFLFFSKEMQQYVIPFMGSDPSVVRRTQRFLYEEQQQSPVQYSAFVGVGGLLSVIKLLCGGLLFWVMVKFSLGRKLLTTFPSFFSFGLFSKAGPTTKQIVDTCFSMTFYGEGYSEGTDPAEGRPNAKICTQVVGAEPGYVATVSALVQSAFTVLNELHSLPRRGGVYTPGAAFCQTGLIDRLHNYGIKFSVRSRQEEAAGAPTSM; this is translated from the exons ATGGCGACTGACAGGCCGTATCACATTGTTATTTTCGGTGCTACCGGCTTCACCGGACAGTTTGTGGTGGAAGAGGTGGCACGGTGTGCAGCGGAGGGTACTGGCCTTCTGAAATGGGCCGTGGCCGGCAGAAGCAGACCGCGCTTGGAGGACGTGCTGAGACGAACCGCGGAGAAGCTGG CGATGCCGGAGCTGAGGACAGACATTGAAATCATTGTTGCGGATGTGTCTGTCGAGGAGTCGCTGGCCGTCATGTGTCAGCAAGGTGTGGTGATTCTCAACTGTGTTGGACCA TACAGGTTTTATGGAGAGCCAGTGGTCCGAGCTTGCATAGAGAATGGAGCTCACTACTTGGACATCTGCGGGGAGCCTCAG TTCCTGGAGCGCATGCAGCTGGAGTATCACAGTAAAGCCTTGGACAGAGGAGTGTATGTGATCGGCAGCTGCGGCTTTGACTCCATTCCAGCCGATCTGGGTATTATCTACACACAGAGGCAGTTCAAAG GAACTCTGACAGCAGTGGAGAGCTTCCTGGACATTATCAGTGGACCTGAG GGCACGTCTGGCCACGACGCCACCTGGCAGTCTGCAGTTTACGGCTTCGCAGACAGCGGGTCCCTCCGCCAGCTGAGGAAGAAGTTTGGCCACAAGCCGCTGCCGCGTGTTGGAGCCAAAGTGGAAAAGAG aggttttctgtttttcagtaaaGAGATGCAGCAGTACGTCATCCCCTTTATGGGATCGGACCCTTCCGTTGTTCGGAGAACCCAACGTTTCCTttatgaggagcagcagcagtcgcCA GTCCAGTACAGCGCCTTCGTTGGCGTCGGCGGCCTCCTCTCTGTGATCAAGCTCCTGTGCGGCGGCCTCCTCTTCTGGGTCATGGTCAAATTCAGCCTGGGAAGGAAACTGCTCACTACA tttccaTCATTCTTCTCCTTTGGTTTGTTCTCCAAAGCCGGTCCAACTACAAAACAG ATTGTGGACACCTGCTTCAGCATGACGTTCTACGGGGAGGGCTACTCGGAGGGGACGGACCCTGCCGAGGGACGGCCCAACGCCAAGATCTGCACACAGGTTGTGGGCGCAG AACCCGGTTACGTCGCCACGGTTTCCGCCTTGGTCCAGTCGGCCTTCACGGTGCTGAACGAGCTGCACTCTCTCCCCAGGAG GGGAGGAGTTTACACACCCGGAGCGGCCTTCTGCCAGACCGGCCTGATCGACCGGCTCCACAATTACGGCATCAAGTTCTCAGTGAGAagcaggcaggaggaggctgctggagctcccACCTCCATGTAG
- the LOC115401600 gene encoding tubulin alpha-1C chain-like: protein MRECISIHVGQAGVQIGNACWELYCLEHGIQPDGQMPSDKTIGGGDDSFNTFFSETGAGKHVPRAVFVDLEPSVIDEVRTGTYRQLFHPEQLITGKEDAANNYARGHYTIGKEIIDLVLDRIRKMADQCTGLQGFLVFHSFGGGTGSGFTSLLMERLSVDYGKKSKLEFSIYPAPQVSTAVVEPYNSILTTHTTLEHSDCAFMVDNEAIYDICRRNLDIERPTYTNLNRLISQIVSSITASLRFDGALNVDLTEFQTNLVPYPRIHFPLATYAPVISAEKAYHEQLSVSEITNACFEPANQMVKCDPRHGKYMACCLLYRGDVVPKDVNAAIAAIKTKRSIQFVDWCPTGFKVGINYQPPTVVPGGDLAKVQRAVCMLSNTTAIAEAWARLDHKFDLMYAKRAFVHWYVGEGMEEGEFSEAREDMAALEKDYEEVGTDSAAEEDEGEEY from the exons ATG CGTGAGTGCATCTCTATCCACGTTGGCCAGGCTGGAGTCCAGATCggaaatgcatgctgggagttgTACTGCCTTGAGCATGGGATCCAGCCAGACGGTCAGATGCCCAGCGATAAAACCATTGGTGGAGGAGATGACTCGTTCAACACATTCTTCAGCGAGACCGGTGCTGGGAAGCATGTCCCCAGAGCGGTATTTGTGGACCTGGAGCCCTCCGTCATCG ATGAGGTGCGCACTGGGACTTACCGCCAGCTGTTCCACCCTGAGCAGCTGATCACTGGCAAGGAGGACGCTGCCAACAACTACGCCCGTGGACATTACACCATCGGCAAGGAGATCATTGACCTGGTTCTGGACAGGATCCGTAAAATG gctgacCAGTGCACTGGTCTTCAGGGTTTCCTGGTCTTCCACAGCTTCGGTGGTGGCACCGGGTCTGGCTTCACCTCTCTGCTGATGGAGCGTCTGTCTGTGGACTATGGGAAGAAGTCCAAGCTGGAGTTCTCCATCTACCCAGCTCCCCAGGTGTCCACTGCTGTGGTGGAGCCCTACAACTCCATCCTGACCACCCACACCACCCTGGAGCACTCCGACTGTGCCTTCATGGTAGATAATGAGGCCATCTATGATATTTGCCGTAGGAACCTCGACATTGAGCGTCCTACTTACACCAACCTGAACAGGCTGATCAGTCAGATTGTGTCCTCCATCACCGCATCCCTTCGTTTTGACGGTGCCCTCAATGTTGATCTGACCGAGTTCCAGACCAACTTGGTGCCATACCCTCGCATCCACTTCCCGCTGGCCACCTACGCCCCCGTCATCTCCGCTGAGAAGGCTTACCATGAGCAGCTCTCAGTATCCGAGATCACCAACGCCTGCTTCgagccagccaatcagatggtGAAATGTGACCCTCGCCACGGTAAATACATGGCCTGCTGCCTCCTGTACCGTGGTGATGTGGTGCCAAAAGACGTGAACGCAGCCATCGCGGCCATCAAAACCAAGCGTTCCATCCAGTTCGTGGACTGGTGCCCCACTGGTTTTAAGGTGGGCATCAACTACCAGCCCCCCACTGTGGTTCCTGGTGGTGATCTGGCAAAGGTGCAAAGAGCTGTGTGCATGCTGAGCAACACCACTGCCATTGCAGAGGCCTGGGCTCGGCTTGACCACAAGTTCGACTTGATGTATGCCAAACGAGCCTTTGTGCACTGGTATGTGGGCGAGGGTATGGAGGAGGGAGAGTTCTCCGAGGCCAGAGAGGACATGGCCGCCCTGGAGAAGGATTATGAGGAGGTTGGAACGGATAgtgcagcagaggaagacgAGGGAGAGGAGTAttga
- the slc35b2 gene encoding adenosine 3'-phospho 5'-phosphosulfate transporter 1 isoform X1, with the protein MKTFSWRVCHALVLLLLAPTVAAESLSLDSWYDVWLFRFFVNILGYSTIIIPGYLLISYFKRTNYLETGSGICYPLIKTCVFGNEAKTSQLDEASVTTRLDGESGSSVKQAVKLIICTAGLQASYLTWGVLQERVMTRSYGAKSPDEQGERFKDSQFLVFMNRILALTVSGLWCVMFKQLRHGVPMYKYSFASLSNIMSSWCQYEALKYISFPTQVLAKASKVIPVMLMGKIVSRKSYEYWEYLTAALISVGVSMFLLTSTANKHPSTVTTFSGVVILVGYIVFDSFTSNWQDNLFKYKMSSVQMMFGVNLFSCLFTVGSLLEQGAFFDSLAFMTRHSEFAFHAVLLSVCSAFGQLFIFYTINQFGAAVFTIIMTLRQAIAILLSCFLYGHAISVVGGFGVAVVFLALFLRVYARSRVKSGRRAGQPAVQKV; encoded by the exons ATGAAGACTTTTTcatggag GGTTTGCCATGCACTCGTGTTACTTCTGCTTGCTCCCACCGTGGCGGCGGAGAGCCTCTCACTGGACAGCTGGTACGATGTCTGGCTCTTCCGATTCTTCGTCAACATTCTGGGATACTCCACCATCATCATCCCCGGCTACCTCCTCATCTCTTACTTCAAACGTACCAATTACCTAGAAACAG GTAGCGGGATCTGCTATCCGCTCATAAAGACCTGCGTGTTTGGCAACGAGGCCAAGACCAGTCAGCTGGACGAAGCGTCTGTTACAACCAGGCTCGACGGGGAGTCGGGCTCATCGGTTAAACAAGCCGTCAAGCTAATCATCTGCACTGCCGGACTGCAG gcGTCGTACCTGACGTGGGGGGTCCTGCAGGAGCGGGTGATGACCCGTTCGTACGGCGCCAAATCCCCAGACGAGCAGGGAGAGCGATTCAAGGACTCGCAGTTCTTGGTCTTCATGAACCGCATCCTGGCCCTGACCGTGTCGGGCCTGTGGTGCGTCATGTTCAAGCAGCTCCGCCACGGCGTGCCCATGTACAAATACTCCTTCGCCTCGCTCTCCAACATCATGAGCAGCTGGTGCCAGTACGAGGCGCTCAAGTACATCAGCTTCCCCACCCAGGTGCTGGCCAAGGCCTCCAAGGTCATCCCCGTCATGCTCATGGGGAAGATCGTGTCCCGGAAGAGCTACGAGTACTGGGAGTACCTCACCGCCGCGCTCATCTCGGTGGGCGTCAGCATGTTCCTCCTCACCAGCACCGCCAACAAGCACCCGTCCACCGTCACCACCTTCAGCGGCGTGGTCATCCTCGTGGGCTACATCGTCTTCGACAGCTTCACCTCCAACTGGCAGGACAACCTCTTCAAGTACAAGATGTCGTCGGTGCAGATGATGTTCGGGGTCAACCTGTTCTCCTGCCTGTTCACCGTGGGCTCGCTGCTGGAGCAGGGCGCCTTCTTCGACTCGCTGGCGTTCATGACGCGCCACTCCGAGTTCGCCTTCCACGCCGTGCTGCTGTCGGTGTGCTCGGCGTTCGGCCAGCTCTTCATCTTCTACACCATCAACCAGTTCGGCGCCGCCGTCTTCACCATCATCATGACGCTGCGGCAGGCCATCGCCATCCTCCTGTCGTGTTTCCTCTACGGCCACGCCATCAGCGTGGTGGGCGGCTTCGGCGTCGCCGTGGTTTTCCTGGCACTTTTCTTACGGGTGTACGCGCGCAGCCGCGTCAAGTCGGGCCGGCGGGCGGGGCAGCCGGCGGTGCAGAAGGTGTAA